GATGCCGTTTTTTGCTCGTTAAATTGTCCGGTAACACTGGTATAGCTCTGATTAACTAGCGGCAGATTAGACTTGACGTTTTGCGGTTGTGACACGCACCCAAGCAAACTCAACACAGTAGTTAACAATGCGAAGCTTGAAATTACTTTTCTCATTGTTCAACGAAATACGTCCATTTATGATGGCAATTAGCATAACATAACCGAAAAAAAAGGCATGCACAGATTTATCAGGCTAAGACTGAAAGGTTAAAAAGTGAAGTTTTAGCGTAAATAGTAGCCGAATGAATTTAATTTGATGGTTGGGGCTAGTCAGTAGTGCAGATGTTTATTATCATTAGTAAGAATTTAGCTATCTCTCCACAAAACTTAGCATAGCTGTCATGATTAATCGTAACTATAAAAATAATATTAATGGAGTCAGTAATTTAATGGATGGTCCGTTTTACAGCGTAGGCACCAGTGCACCAGTAGGCGCCTTCTGTGGAGATAAATAAGGCATGATGAGTTATCTTCAGTTAGTTCCGTTGTTAACGGCGTTTGTTGTTGCGCTCGTTTTACTGGTTGTTATGACTCCCCTTGCACACCAGTTTGGACTGGTTGATCAGCCCTCCTATCGTAAGCGTCACAATGGCCTGGTCCCTCTGACCGGCGGCGTAGCGATATTTGTAGCGGTTTTAGTTGCCAGTGTTCTCACTGACGTGTGGATGAAAAACAACCCGCTGTTTTTTACTGCTTCTTCTTTTATTGTGCTGCTAGGTATGCTGGACGATCGGTTTGATCTCAGTGCTAAAGGGCGTCTGGTATGTCAGTTCGGCGTAGCGTCAATCATGGCGTGGAGCGCACAAAACTATATTACATCACTGGGTGATATTTTTGGTTTTGGTTCGGTGTATCTCGGTCTGGCAGGCTATTTTTTCACGCTCATATGCGTTGTAGGGGTTATCAACGCGATTAATATGATTGATGGCATTGATGGTTTAGCCGGTGGTATGAGTCTTGTGGTATTAGTTAGCGTAGTGAGTTTGCTATTGCTGTCTGGCAATGGGGCAGCCATCATGGAACCACTGGTTATCATAGCGGCAATTGTCCCGTTTCTGGCGTTTAATCTCAGTCTGAAAGGATTTAAAGGCAACAAGATCTTCATGGGTGACGCAGGCAGCATGTTTGTCGGCTTAACGATAGTCTGGTTGCTGGTTGATCATACCCAGGGTGAAAACGCGTCGTTGCGACCCATCACGGGTGTCTGGTTGATAGGTCTGCCGTTAATGGATATGGCGGCGATTATGTTTCGCCGTGCCTGCAAAGGTCAGTCTGTATTGCGGCCTGATACCAAGCATCTGCATAATATCTTTATGCGAGCCGGTTTTAGTCCTCGACGCTCATTGGTAGCAATCTTGTTAATGGGCGCTGCTTACTGCGTAATTGGTATTTTAGGGGAAGTGTACAAAGTACCTGATTATATTATGTTCTGGGGGTTCATGGCATTACTCGTTGTGTACAGTACAGCAATCATGAATATATGGAAAATCATTCGTTTCGTGCGTGATACCAAACGAACGTTATTTCAGAACTAAATAAGCAACAAAGATGCAATTTTATTTTAGAATCCGTTACACTGCGGCACATTCTAGCTAAGCGGATGTTCTTTTGACGCCAAATTTTTCAATTAAGCATAGCCGCTATATCGTGCATGAAGTACCCGCTATCGTAGCGATGGCTGTCTACGGTCAGGACCGTGAAGAATGGGTCGCACAAGCAATAAGTAGTATCCGGCAACAGACCTACACTGATTTTTTGTATGTAATCGTTATTGACGGCGAAATTCCCCAGTCGATGTATGATTTGATCATGCAGCACGGCGCCGATGATGAGAGGCTCGTTATTGTCCAGGGAACGGTTAATCGTGGGTTGTCTTCGTGCATGAACTTCGCCATCGATTGGTCTTTGTCCTTAAAACCACAGTATTTTTTTCGCATGGATGCGGATGATGTCTCTGAAGTTAACCGACTCGAAAAACAAATTAATTACCTGGATAAGCATTTACATGTGTCAATTCTGGGCACCGGGTTGGTTGAAATTAATGAGCAAAACCAGAAAGTCGGGGCGCGGGTAATGCCGCAGACCAATCGTCAGATCAAACGTCTGTTGCCTCGCCGTTGTACCATTAATCACCCAACTGTTTGCATTCGTTACAATGTATTCACCGATGGCTACCGCTATAACGATTCGTTGCGTAACACGCAGGATTATTTTTTGTGGATCGAACTGGCGTCAAAAGGGTATATCTTTTGTAATCTCAAAGATAAGTTACTCAGATTTCGCCGGGTAAACGATTTTTATAAGCGCCGCGGACTGATCAAATCGTTAAATGAATTTCGCGCCAGAATTCGCGCTATGTGTGAACTGAGACGCCTTACCCCTTACAATTTGTTTTATGCGTGTTTTGTACTGGGATTGCGTATGATGCCTTCAGGTATTATAAAGATGGCGTATAAGCTCGATCGCCACATACTGGAAAAAATTGTCAAACATTGAATTTTGCAGCCATAATTACGCTGTTTCATCCGGAACAGAGCCCCCTTCTTAATAATAT
This genomic interval from Alteromonas gilva contains the following:
- the wecA gene encoding UDP-N-acetylglucosamine--undecaprenyl-phosphate N-acetylglucosaminephosphotransferase, which produces MMSYLQLVPLLTAFVVALVLLVVMTPLAHQFGLVDQPSYRKRHNGLVPLTGGVAIFVAVLVASVLTDVWMKNNPLFFTASSFIVLLGMLDDRFDLSAKGRLVCQFGVASIMAWSAQNYITSLGDIFGFGSVYLGLAGYFFTLICVVGVINAINMIDGIDGLAGGMSLVVLVSVVSLLLLSGNGAAIMEPLVIIAAIVPFLAFNLSLKGFKGNKIFMGDAGSMFVGLTIVWLLVDHTQGENASLRPITGVWLIGLPLMDMAAIMFRRACKGQSVLRPDTKHLHNIFMRAGFSPRRSLVAILLMGAAYCVIGILGEVYKVPDYIMFWGFMALLVVYSTAIMNIWKIIRFVRDTKRTLFQN
- a CDS encoding glycosyltransferase, translated to MTPNFSIKHSRYIVHEVPAIVAMAVYGQDREEWVAQAISSIRQQTYTDFLYVIVIDGEIPQSMYDLIMQHGADDERLVIVQGTVNRGLSSCMNFAIDWSLSLKPQYFFRMDADDVSEVNRLEKQINYLDKHLHVSILGTGLVEINEQNQKVGARVMPQTNRQIKRLLPRRCTINHPTVCIRYNVFTDGYRYNDSLRNTQDYFLWIELASKGYIFCNLKDKLLRFRRVNDFYKRRGLIKSLNEFRARIRAMCELRRLTPYNLFYACFVLGLRMMPSGIIKMAYKLDRHILEKIVKH